The Lutibacter profundi genome includes a region encoding these proteins:
- a CDS encoding GIY-YIG nuclease family protein — protein sequence METLKVKTIRDNDIRITNNPIVYYWWFKTKSLDKLLKKISGLYDNNRLKTRNFENENYTLLYIGQAKNGHNRLVKYHIYDSSNFHSRGVENGRLSSLRTTLCGLLDLPMSTSKKEINEFMDSNCIVEWEVYTTDELDIIEKRNIRNNYLPLNYQNTVGILTKEHRKALSDAKKMMRK from the coding sequence ATGGAGACATTAAAAGTTAAAACAATTAGAGATAATGATATTAGAATTACTAATAACCCAATTGTTTACTATTGGTGGTTTAAAACAAAATCTTTAGATAAATTATTAAAGAAAATATCTGGTTTATATGATAATAATAGATTGAAAACAAGAAATTTTGAAAATGAAAATTATACTTTATTGTATATTGGTCAAGCAAAAAACGGACATAATAGGCTTGTAAAATACCATATATATGATAGTAGTAATTTTCATTCTAGAGGAGTTGAGAATGGTAGACTTTCATCATTAAGAACGACATTATGTGGTTTATTAGATTTACCTATGTCAACAAGCAAGAAAGAAATAAATGAATTTATGGATTCCAATTGCATTGTCGAATGGGAAGTTTATACAACAGATGAATTAGATATAATTGAAAAAAGGAATATTAGAAATAATTACCTTCCATTAAATTATCAAAATACAGTAGGAATTTTAACAAAAGAACATAGAAAAGCATTAAGTGATGCAAAAAAAATGATGAGAAAATAA
- a CDS encoding DUF6884 domain-containing protein yields the protein MISCVSKKMNKRTKAKEMYQSPLFKHSLEYAERLNRDKIFILSAHYGLLTLNTEIKPYDMTISNVSKKNRERKPQLKVLTKDEKVIWGQKILLELSNISDLKKDKFIVLAGLEYINSIINFLVNIEQPLKGVGLFDRISYLKKLKDEI from the coding sequence TTGATATCTTGTGTTTCAAAAAAAATGAATAAAAGGACAAAAGCAAAAGAAATGTATCAAAGTCCATTATTCAAACATAGTTTAGAGTACGCAGAAAGATTAAATCGAGACAAAATATTTATTTTATCAGCACATTATGGATTACTTACATTAAATACTGAAATTAAGCCCTATGATATGACAATCTCAAATGTTAGTAAAAAAAATAGAGAAAGAAAGCCACAACTAAAAGTTCTTACAAAAGATGAAAAAGTAATTTGGGGACAAAAAATACTTTTAGAACTCTCGAATATTTCAGACTTAAAAAAAGATAAATTTATTGTATTAGCAGGATTAGAATATATAAATTCTATAATTAATTTTCTTGTTAATATTGAACAGCCTCTTAAAGGTGTAGGATTATTTGATAGAATATCATACTTAAAAAAGCTCAAAGATGAAATCTAA
- a CDS encoding Y-family DNA polymerase, whose product MYALVDCNNFYASCERVFRPNLREQPIVVLSNNDGCIIARSNEAKALGVPMGAPAFKFKALFEKKNIHVFSSNYALYGDMSHRVMSLLSTYSPDIEIYSIDEAFLQFKGFDLFELQGYAETIKKTVDKGTGIPISIGIAPTKALSKVANRIAKKFPKKTGGVYIIDSEEKRMKALKWLAVEDIWGIGSKHRKRLNSFKVFTAYDFIELHDDWVRKHLSVVGLRLKHELEGKPTLGLETVQTKKAIATTRTFDRMHTDFESIKERVSTFAVSCAEKLRTQGSCCTIVMVFLHTNWHRKDLPQYSKNIVVKTPYPTNSSIDLIRYATQGLEHLFKEGYHYKKAGVIVMGITPETAKQFSLFSTENPKHLPLMKTIDSLNKSIGQHKVKFASQDLGRMWKMKQEKLSPRYTTKLSEVIAVY is encoded by the coding sequence ATGTACGCTTTAGTTGATTGCAATAATTTTTACGCTTCTTGTGAGCGTGTTTTTCGACCTAATTTAAGGGAACAGCCTATTGTGGTATTATCCAATAATGATGGTTGCATAATTGCGAGAAGTAATGAAGCTAAGGCATTGGGAGTACCAATGGGTGCACCTGCATTTAAGTTTAAAGCGTTGTTTGAGAAAAAAAATATACACGTATTCTCATCAAATTATGCATTGTATGGAGATATGAGTCATAGAGTGATGAGCTTACTTTCAACGTATTCACCTGATATTGAAATTTATAGTATTGACGAAGCGTTTTTACAGTTTAAAGGATTTGATTTATTTGAATTGCAAGGCTATGCTGAAACTATTAAAAAGACTGTTGACAAAGGAACTGGTATTCCTATAAGTATTGGAATTGCACCTACCAAGGCATTGTCGAAAGTAGCCAATAGAATTGCGAAGAAGTTTCCAAAAAAAACGGGAGGTGTTTATATCATAGATTCAGAGGAAAAAAGAATGAAAGCGTTGAAGTGGTTGGCTGTTGAAGATATTTGGGGCATAGGTAGCAAACATCGTAAGCGTTTAAATTCCTTCAAGGTTTTTACTGCGTATGATTTTATTGAATTACACGATGATTGGGTACGTAAACATTTAAGTGTTGTAGGTTTACGATTGAAACACGAATTAGAAGGAAAACCTACGCTGGGTTTAGAAACTGTTCAAACCAAAAAAGCAATTGCAACTACCAGAACATTTGATAGGATGCATACAGATTTTGAAAGCATTAAAGAACGTGTGAGTACCTTTGCAGTGAGTTGTGCCGAAAAGCTACGTACACAAGGGAGTTGCTGTACTATTGTTATGGTATTTTTACATACCAATTGGCACCGAAAGGATTTACCTCAATACAGTAAAAATATAGTTGTTAAAACACCGTACCCTACCAATTCGAGTATTGATTTGATACGATATGCTACACAAGGATTGGAGCATCTTTTTAAAGAGGGCTATCATTATAAAAAAGCAGGGGTTATAGTTATGGGAATTACACCTGAAACTGCGAAGCAGTTTTCGTTGTTTTCAACTGAGAATCCGAAACACTTACCTTTAATGAAAACCATTGATAGTTTGAATAAAAGTATTGGTCAGCATAAAGTGAAGTTTGCTTCACAAGATTTAGGTAGGATGTGGAAAATGAAACAAGAGAAATTGTCACCTAGATATACAACTAAATTGAGTGAAGTTATTGCTGTTTATTGA
- a CDS encoding DUF6943 family protein, producing the protein MSTYEIKTHRSRAERKESVQWTLLVKEPAGAIACSNYQNPCPNCFVITTTSEQTRESLFYLCLSLKMGNYFSYYLKGSVIPFICISDAKKVINVALQNYQEQQWQLKVEKLKKINAFEENLQQQLKTISKLKIALLRS; encoded by the coding sequence ATGTCAACTTATGAAATCAAAACCCACCGAAGCAGGGCTGAACGTAAAGAAAGTGTCCAGTGGACACTTTTAGTGAAAGAGCCAGCTGGCGCGATTGCATGTAGCAATTACCAGAACCCTTGTCCAAACTGTTTTGTAATTACAACAACTTCAGAGCAAACCCGAGAATCACTGTTTTACTTGTGCTTATCACTTAAAATGGGGAACTACTTCAGCTATTACTTAAAAGGAAGTGTAATTCCATTTATTTGCATTTCTGATGCTAAAAAAGTGATAAATGTAGCACTTCAAAATTACCAGGAACAACAATGGCAACTCAAAGTTGAAAAACTCAAAAAAATAAATGCTTTTGAAGAAAATCTCCAGCAACAACTCAAAACAATTTCAAAACTAAAAATTGCTTTGCTGAGATCTTAA
- a CDS encoding LexA family protein has protein sequence MKLLKLHQTTTLEIYTADTSTSISLPFVDGGISAGFPSPADDFLDISIDLNKEFVKNPSTTFYGRVKGDSMINAGLSNGDLLIIDKSLEPIDNKIAVCFIDGEFTVKRIKIEKDIVWLVAENEKYQPIKVTAENDFIIWGIVTTVIKKV, from the coding sequence ATGAAACTTTTGAAATTACATCAAACTACTACCTTAGAAATATACACTGCTGATACTTCAACAAGTATAAGTTTACCTTTTGTTGATGGTGGTATTAGTGCAGGTTTTCCTAGTCCAGCGGATGATTTTTTAGATATTTCAATAGATTTAAATAAGGAATTTGTTAAAAATCCGAGTACTACTTTTTATGGGAGAGTGAAAGGAGATAGTATGATAAATGCAGGGTTGAGTAATGGTGATTTATTAATTATTGATAAAAGTTTAGAACCAATTGACAATAAAATAGCTGTCTGTTTTATTGATGGTGAATTTACGGTTAAACGCATAAAAATTGAAAAGGATATTGTTTGGTTGGTGGCTGAGAACGAAAAATATCAACCTATCAAAGTAACTGCTGAGAATGATTTTATTATTTGGGGAATTGTAACTACGGTTATTAAAAAAGTTTAA
- a CDS encoding asparagine synthetase B family protein, whose translation MCGIVAVIGKHTKTDCSDALARIKHRGTDGSKIYNSKNISLGFNRLAINDNTKNGMQPFEFEYLVGAFNGEIFNSSELAEEYGIALHSKSDIEIILPLYNVIGAKIIDVLDGFYSGIIYNNKTKQLFTIRDYIGKKPLFYGNTTKIKFVCSELKSFDRIQSFEFVPKGFSEIVNSTIVSVKKHSFPVIEKSVLKRSIIESTIKRIPLNSEKVGVFLSGGLDSSILASIISKHTANAIYYTLGNKENEDINFVKQLVKYLKIESQIKHIPLPKKEEIGKLIEQVVYHTESYNPSIVSNGLATYLLSKLAKNDELKVVISGEGADELFCGYKISKNITETREKSDVLIENLHYTELRRLDLSSMANTIEIRCPFLDKEVYSISKDLPLQDLKDKQILRSIFNADLPKEIIERTKTSFDVGSGIRKLVVEYLTKDNKTERETLKEIWNKYFNENRSNGYYYEYPVFEKSITKRSISHK comes from the coding sequence ATGTGTGGAATAGTTGCAGTTATTGGTAAGCATACAAAAACTGATTGTTCAGATGCTTTAGCTCGAATTAAACACAGAGGAACGGATGGTTCAAAAATATATAATTCTAAAAATATTTCATTAGGTTTTAATCGTTTGGCAATAAATGATAATACCAAAAATGGAATGCAGCCTTTTGAATTTGAATATTTAGTTGGAGCATTTAATGGTGAAATTTTTAATTCCAGTGAATTAGCAGAGGAATACGGTATAGCATTACACTCTAAATCTGATATTGAAATCATTTTACCATTATACAATGTTATTGGTGCAAAGATAATTGATGTTCTTGATGGTTTTTACTCTGGTATCATATACAATAATAAAACAAAGCAACTTTTCACAATAAGAGATTACATTGGTAAAAAGCCATTATTCTATGGGAATACCACAAAAATAAAATTTGTTTGTAGTGAACTAAAATCCTTTGACAGAATACAATCCTTTGAGTTTGTGCCTAAAGGGTTTTCTGAGATTGTAAATAGTACAATTGTTTCAGTAAAAAAACATTCATTTCCTGTTATAGAAAAGTCTGTATTGAAAAGATCAATTATTGAATCTACAATAAAGAGAATTCCTCTCAATAGTGAAAAAGTTGGTGTTTTTCTAAGTGGTGGTTTAGATAGTTCAATCCTTGCTTCAATTATTTCAAAACATACTGCGAATGCAATTTATTATACATTAGGGAATAAGGAAAATGAAGATATTAATTTTGTTAAGCAATTAGTCAAATATTTAAAAATAGAAAGTCAAATAAAGCACATTCCATTACCTAAAAAAGAAGAAATAGGAAAATTGATTGAACAAGTAGTTTACCATACTGAAAGTTACAATCCTTCAATTGTAAGTAATGGATTAGCGACTTACCTATTATCAAAATTGGCAAAAAATGATGAATTAAAAGTTGTTATTTCGGGTGAAGGAGCAGACGAATTATTTTGTGGTTATAAAATATCAAAAAACATTACCGAAACACGAGAAAAGAGTGATGTTTTAATTGAAAATCTGCATTATACAGAATTAAGGAGATTAGATTTATCATCAATGGCGAATACAATAGAAATTAGGTGTCCTTTTTTGGATAAAGAAGTGTACTCTATTTCTAAAGATTTACCATTACAAGATTTGAAAGACAAACAAATTTTAAGAAGTATATTTAATGCTGATTTGCCGAAAGAAATCATTGAAAGAACAAAAACATCTTTTGATGTTGGTTCAGGCATTAGAAAATTAGTTGTTGAATACCTAACAAAAGACAATAAAACTGAAAGGGAAACACTGAAGGAAATTTGGAATAAATATTTTAACGAAAACAGATCTAATGGATACTATTATGAATACCCTGTTTTTGAAAAGTCAATAACTAAAAGAAGCATAAGTCACAAATGA
- a CDS encoding arylamine N-acetyltransferase, producing MNLINKIETLLLKEFKTVPFHNIFMLNNIENKDLSLGGTCSDKVLHFREILKNNGTETKLHSSFINNVECHRMLSVMIENKKYFIDIGSGWPSLKLFPEFTPIEYSVYGMSFKTEIFENKLIIYHKIKNIYKQIIDVPKISKSESEILCDIENRYKDTSIYPFSNSLRFSIIKDDSFYFIKGNTLRIYNKTETTVKTINSEEINNLLQKKFGIKQLKSPH from the coding sequence ATGAATTTAATTAATAAAATAGAAACATTATTATTAAAAGAGTTTAAAACGGTTCCTTTTCATAACATTTTTATGCTCAATAATATTGAAAATAAAGATTTATCTTTAGGCGGCACTTGCTCTGACAAAGTACTTCATTTTAGAGAAATTCTTAAAAATAATGGTACTGAAACAAAGTTACATTCATCATTTATTAATAATGTGGAATGTCATAGAATGTTATCTGTAATGATTGAAAATAAAAAATATTTTATTGACATTGGCTCTGGGTGGCCTTCTTTAAAATTATTTCCCGAATTTACACCAATTGAATATTCTGTTTACGGTATGAGTTTTAAAACTGAAATATTTGAAAATAAACTTATTATTTACCATAAAATTAAAAATATTTATAAACAAATAATTGACGTGCCGAAAATATCAAAGTCAGAATCAGAAATTTTATGTGATATTGAAAATCGTTATAAAGATACTTCCATTTATCCATTTAGTAATAGTTTAAGGTTTTCAATAATAAAAGATGATTCATTTTACTTTATTAAAGGAAATACACTACGAATATATAATAAAACAGAAACAACAGTGAAAACTATAAATTCAGAAGAAATTAATAATTTACTACAAAAAAAATTTGGAATTAAGCAACTGAAAAGCCCACACTAA
- a CDS encoding arylamine N-acetyltransferase family protein, with translation MKLSKTEISTFFHRIHVNNELGNTSLDFLNLIIESVAKYIPWQNITMIDNGLGKIPTFEDIKRNMLTGNGGICIDINRFMYYFLTEIGYDVQYILCGRHNAEKRHIAIISYFNNSPYFIDFGDAQPYYQALNIHNNQIIRRDSIEYQFQNLGNDYKLLIKKDNKWNISYVFNIQQCNEIDFKDFIKKYYTDINYGPFWKAVHFAYYPNRKLRAIKGTTILYEKENGEICTLKHATIEQFNISLRKYFDEDVLVKFKFNDKITKLKRITHKNKDDKNT, from the coding sequence ATGAAATTATCTAAAACTGAAATAAGTACATTTTTTCACAGAATTCACGTCAATAATGAATTAGGAAACACTTCGTTGGATTTTTTAAATCTTATTATAGAAAGTGTCGCAAAATATATCCCTTGGCAAAATATTACTATGATTGATAATGGTCTTGGTAAAATACCAACTTTTGAGGATATTAAAAGAAATATGCTCACAGGAAATGGAGGTATTTGTATTGATATAAATAGGTTTATGTATTACTTTTTAACCGAAATTGGTTACGATGTTCAATATATTTTGTGTGGCAGACATAATGCTGAAAAAAGACACATTGCCATTATTAGTTATTTCAACAACAGCCCATACTTTATTGATTTTGGTGATGCCCAACCCTATTATCAAGCACTCAATATACATAATAATCAAATAATAAGAAGGGATTCTATTGAATATCAATTTCAAAATTTGGGAAACGATTATAAACTACTAATAAAGAAAGATAATAAATGGAATATTAGTTATGTATTTAACATTCAACAATGCAATGAGATAGATTTTAAAGACTTCATTAAGAAATACTACACAGACATTAATTATGGGCCTTTTTGGAAAGCGGTTCATTTTGCATATTACCCAAATAGAAAACTCAGAGCAATAAAAGGAACAACAATTTTGTATGAAAAAGAAAATGGAGAAATATGTACATTAAAACATGCTACGATTGAACAATTTAATATCAGTTTGAGAAAATATTTTGATGAAGATGTTTTAGTCAAATTTAAATTTAATGATAAAATTACAAAACTAAAAAGAATTACACACAAAAATAAAGATGATAAAAACACTTAA
- a CDS encoding DUF2493 domain-containing protein, translated as MKLIIAGGRNFTDYKKLCQICDQLLQDQTNIEIVSGAYYKGADKLGKQYAKEHNYPIKQFPANWKQYGKAAGPKRNKEMANYADSLIAFWDGKSKGTKNMIDLAEQVGLKVRIFNF; from the coding sequence ATGAAACTAATAATAGCAGGAGGAAGAAACTTCACCGACTACAAAAAATTATGTCAAATTTGCGACCAACTACTCCAGGATCAAACCAATATTGAAATAGTAAGCGGTGCTTATTATAAAGGAGCTGATAAACTAGGTAAGCAATATGCAAAAGAACACAACTACCCTATAAAACAATTCCCAGCTAATTGGAAACAATACGGAAAAGCTGCAGGACCAAAACGGAATAAAGAAATGGCAAACTATGCCGATTCCCTTATAGCATTCTGGGATGGAAAAAGCAAAGGCACTAAAAATATGATTGACTTGGCAGAACAAGTTGGATTGAAAGTGAGAATCTTTAATTTTTAA
- a CDS encoding M20/M25/M40 family metallo-hydrolase, with protein sequence MIKTLKKFISIETIANDEKSNNKGIELVSNLLKSIEFSVSVEGDSPYNQPVIIAKYTNQNSTKKVTLYSHYDVEKIHRKEKWNTNPFDLTEKEGRYYARGIADNKGILLSRIFSLIELKNNDEELPNILWIIQGEEEVAGKTTFDVIPKHIEEFHSKIYVEETGVYQKNIPVIFHLPKTTNRPKFMDDLNNVIYDGKAIYANRHLNKFTKCPFLTNIPNDAYYIGFGPNDSLCNIHRDNESLSIENLVKHNDVFKKFIKWINKTEI encoded by the coding sequence ATGATAAAAACACTTAAAAAATTCATTTCAATTGAAACAATTGCAAATGATGAAAAATCTAATAATAAAGGAATTGAATTAGTTAGTAATTTATTAAAATCTATAGAATTTAGCGTATCTGTTGAAGGAGATAGCCCCTACAATCAGCCAGTAATTATAGCGAAATATACCAATCAAAATTCAACAAAAAAAGTTACTTTGTATTCCCATTATGATGTAGAAAAAATACACAGAAAAGAAAAATGGAATACAAACCCTTTTGATTTGACAGAAAAAGAAGGCAGATATTATGCAAGAGGAATTGCCGATAATAAAGGCATCTTATTAAGTCGCATATTCTCATTAATTGAACTAAAAAACAATGATGAAGAATTACCGAATATCTTATGGATAATTCAAGGGGAAGAAGAAGTTGCTGGGAAAACAACTTTTGATGTAATTCCAAAACATATTGAAGAATTTCATTCAAAAATTTATGTTGAAGAAACAGGCGTTTATCAAAAAAATATTCCTGTAATATTCCATTTACCTAAAACTACAAACAGACCAAAATTTATGGATGATTTAAACAATGTTATTTATGATGGAAAAGCCATTTATGCAAATAGACACTTGAATAAATTCACTAAATGTCCGTTTTTAACTAACATTCCTAATGATGCTTATTACATTGGATTTGGCCCAAATGATAGTTTATGTAATATTCATAGAGATAACGAAAGTTTGAGCATAGAAAATTTAGTTAAACACAATGATGTTTTTAAAAAATTCATAAAATGGATAAATAAAACTGAAATATAA